AAATTCCTGGAGGAGACGCATCTGTGcctttctcccctttgcctTCCACACCATATCGCCCCATAATCTACCATCTCCCTAACTCTCGCTAACTCTCCCTAACTCTCCCTAACTCTCCCTATCTCTCGCTAACTCTCCCTATCTCTCCCTTCCTTTTATTTAAGACCAAATTGAAAGCCTAAAGGGTAGTATTGACAATTTACTGAAGGATGGGAACACCCTGTCCGACTTGGAGACTCTAAAAGAATCCCTAGCCAAGCTGGAGCTATACTCAGAGCGCAATAATGCGGTAGGGAAATATTGGAAAATCGCTTCTGGCTAGT
This is a stretch of genomic DNA from Plasmodium cynomolgi strain B DNA, scaffold: 1018, whole genome shotgun sequence. It encodes these proteins:
- a CDS encoding hypothetical protein (putative), coding for QIESLKGSIDNLLKDGNTLSDLETLKESLAKLELYSERNNADLAIHLGNTERTSSAYNDR